The genomic stretch GTTCCGTCCCGGTGGTCGACACGTGCCGGTGCTCGAGATCGCGCAGCGCCTTGGCCTGTTGTCGGTGCGCCGACTGTACCTCGGCACTGCAGGGCGTCGTCATCGCGGCGAGCCGTTGTCTCCGCCGTGACGATCCATGATGGAATGGTGCGCAGCCCACCGGAGCCTCCAGATGACACCGTTCACAAGCAAGGACGTCGCGGCCAAGTTCGACACGTATCCACTGCAGGTGCGACGCAAGATGCTGGCGCTGCGCGAACTGGTGTTCCGCACGGCTCGGCAGACGCCGGGTGTCGGGGAGATCCAGGAGACCCTGAAATGGGGCGAGCCGGCCTATGTCACGCCGAACAAGGCCGGCAGCACGGTGCGCATGGATTGGAAAGCCAAGGCGCCGGGGCGGTACGCGATGTACTTCCATTGCCAAACCGATCTGGTCGAGACGTTCCGCCGGCTGTTCCCGGCAGACTTCCGGTTCGAGGGCAACCGGGCCCTGGTGTTCGACCTCGAGCAAGAGCTGAAGAGCGATGCGCTCGCGTTCTGCATCGCCGCCTCGCTCACGTATCACCTGCAGAAGCGGCAGGCCGCGCCTGGAGGGCAGGGTAGCGTCAGGCCCGCGTGACGGTGGCAGGGCGGGGGCAGGAGGCGGCGTCCAAAGCCGCCGAGCGAGCGGTCGGGCGTTAGGTGCGACCCGACCTGGGAGTGGCGGGGGCCGACGTCCGCTCGAACAGCTCCCCGACTTCCACGTCGAAGAACTCGCACAGCTTGTCTATCGTCTCCAACTCCACGCGGGCCGCCGTCTCGTGATACAGCAGCGTAATCGTGTTTCGATGCAGCCCGGTCTGGCGAGCGACGTCCAAGATCTTGAGCTTGCGCTCACCCATCAGCCGGGAAAGATGACACTTGATCACGCCCTACTCCTGGGCTTAAAGTCATCCTGAACGACAAAAAGACTTGACATAGGGTTTGACGGCGGGAAAATGTCATCCTGCATGAAAAAACGCGCGGCAGTGCGACGTGAGGCCGCTGCATTGTGACGGACTTTGGGGAGGACCGCGAAGTGGTCGAGACTGCGTCTGCCTTTACGGCGCCGTGCGCGCCGTGCTCTCTCTTGCGCCCCAGTACGTCGACTGCCTCCCCTATCGGTCTCGCACCCGCCCCTCATCCCGACAACACGTTCTGGTTCCACACCACGCTCGACGCCCGGCTGACCGCCGCGCGTCAACGCGAGTGGTACCAGCTGATGCAGCGGCGCCTCGGCGTGCTGGGCCTTGCCGTGGCCAGCCACCGATCGGTGTCGGTGGTGCTGGGCGTGCGCGAGCGGGTGGTGCGCGCGCACCGACACCATGTCTTGTCGTGGCTGATCGAACAGCCCACGGTGTGGGCCGTGCAACTGGGCGAGCTGTCGCCCCTGGCCGACGCATTGGTGCGAGGGCTGCCGGCGCACCCGGTGGTGGACGTGACGTGTGTGGCCGGTGTGCCGCGCTGCCGGCTGGAGGGCTATGCGCAGCAGACGCTGCGTGCGGTGGTGCGCAAGGCGCTGGCCGAACGGGAG from Caldimonas brevitalea encodes the following:
- a CDS encoding helix-turn-helix domain-containing protein, translating into MIKCHLSRLMGERKLKILDVARQTGLHRNTITLLYHETAARVELETIDKLCEFFDVEVGELFERTSAPATPRSGRT
- a CDS encoding DUF1801 domain-containing protein, with the protein product MTPFTSKDVAAKFDTYPLQVRRKMLALRELVFRTARQTPGVGEIQETLKWGEPAYVTPNKAGSTVRMDWKAKAPGRYAMYFHCQTDLVETFRRLFPADFRFEGNRALVFDLEQELKSDALAFCIAASLTYHLQKRQAAPGGQGSVRPA